In Streptomyces pluripotens, the genomic window AGACGACGAAGAGGGCAAGCAGCAAGCCCATGGTGATGAGGAGTTCACCGAAGACACTGACTGCCATGGCGATCCGGCCGGGCCGCCGGCGGCGCGGGCCGGGCTCCCGGTCGGAGGCGTCCGCGTGTTCTTCGGTCTCGTCGGCGGTGGCTGCCACAGTTCCTCTGCCCTTACTCGATGCCCGGCTCGGCCCTGCCCAGGCCGACCGGGCCGCTCCGACCTATTCGATGAGCGCGTCCGGCTTGCCCTCGCTGCGCGGGCGCTCCTCGACCATCTTGCCCCAGACGATCAGCCGGTACTTGCTGGTGAACTCCGGCGTACAGGTGGTGAGGGTGATGTAGCGGCCGGGCTTGGTGAAGCCGGAACCCCTGGGGACGGGGTCCAGCACACTGGTATTGGACGGCGGCGTCACCGGAAGGGTCGAGGTCACCTTGTAGACGAAGTAGGTGTCCTGTGTCTCGACCACCACGGGGTCGCCGGGCTTGAGCTTGTTGATGTAGCGAAACGGCTCACCGTGGGTATTGCGGTGGGCCGCCAGCCCGAAGTTGCCGGTCTTCGCCCCGGGCATCGCGGTCTTCAGCGGGGCTTCGCCGTAGTGCCCGACCATGCCCTTGTCGAGCACCCTGCTGGTGCTGACGCCCTCGGCGATGGGCGCCACCACGTCCAGCTCGGGAATGTGCAGGATGGCGAAGCCCTGGCCCGGCGTGAAGACCCCCGGACTGCGCTTGCCGCTGGCCCAGTCGTCCTGGAGCTGGTGGGTCTCGTTACCGGCCTGCGCATGCGCGCGAACGTTCGTCCACCACAGCTGGTAGGTCACGAACAGCAGCATCAGCACGCCGGTGGTGATGAACGCCTCGCCGATCACCCGACTCGCGATGACGGCCGGGCCCGGCTTGCGCAGCCGCGCCTGCCGACGGGCTTCCACCCGGGACAACGGCCGCCCGGCCACCGGCGACGAAGGGCGCGCGCGCTCAGGCCTCTCAGCCGCCTCAGCGGTCTCCCTGGCCCCACCATGGCGTCCGCCGCGCCGCTTGGCGGCCCTTCTGCGGGCCGCACGGCCACCGGGTGAGGTTCCTGTGACAGGAGGGGCAGAAGGAGTCGCAGAGGCGCGTATGGGCGGGCTCTGCCAGCCGGCGGGCGGCGGGCCGGGGATCCGCAGCGCCATCGTCTCCTCGTCGGCGGAGGGCAACAGCGCGCCCGGGCCGCCGGGGACGGGGGGTACCGGGCTTCCTGGACTCCTCCGGCCGGCCGGCTCCTGCGGGCCCCTCGGGCCTCCCGGCTCCTCCGTGATGACCGGCATCGGGGCCGTCGGCGGGTCCTCCCGGCGCCCGGCATGCCGCCCGGAACGGCGTCCGGCACCGCCATCGTCGTCCGGCGCACCGCCGTGGGACTCGTACGGCGGCCCCCCACCGCCGGACAAGTCCTCGCGCTCGGGGCGCAGGGCGGTCACGCCGTGGCCCTGCCCACCACCGGGGCGAGCCCCGCCGACCTCGCCACGGCACCCGGGTCACCGCACTCCGCCAGCCAGTTGGCCAGCATTCGGTGACCGTGCTCGGTCAACACCGACTCGGGATGGAACTGAACTCCTTCGACGGGCAGTTCGCGGTGGCGCAGACCCATGATGATGCCGTCGTGCGTGCGGGCGGTCACTTCCAGCTCGGAGGGGACCGTCGCCGGCTCGGCGGCCAGGGAGTGGTAGCGGGTCGCGGTGAAGGGGGAGGGCAGACCCGCGAAGACGCCCTTGCCCTCGTGCTCGACCAGCGAGGTCTTCCCGTGCAGCAGTTCGGGCGCACGGTCGACCACGCCGCCGTACGCCACCTGCATCGACTGCATGCCGAGGCAGACCCCGAAGACCGGCACCTCGGTGGCGGCGCAGTGACGGACCATGTCCACGCACACGCCCGCCTGCTCCGGAGCCCCGGGTCCGGGGGAGAGAAGCACGCCGTCGAAGCCGTCCTGGGCGTGGGCGGTCGACACCTCGTCGTTGCGCAGCACCTCGCACTCGGCGCCCAGCTGGTACAGGTACTGAACGAGGTTGAAGACGAAGCTGTCGTAGTTGTCGACGACGAGAATCCGCGCACTCACTGGTTGTCCACCGTCACATCGTTGAAGGGCAGCAGCGGTTCGGCCCAAGGGAAGACGTACTGGAAGAGGGTGTAGACCACAGCCAGGACCAGGACGAGTGAGATGAGCGCCTTCACCCAGGTGTTCCCCGGCAGATGCCGCCAGATCCAGCCGTACATGCCGTCCCTTGCCGTCCCTTCCGTATCCTCTACGGCACCAGCCGCACGCCGTACGTCACCAGACTAACGGCGCAGAGCCTTCGGTTCGCCTGCCTCCACAGGCTGTGTGGAGTCCAGATGCGCCCAGACGATCAGTCGGTGGCTGTGACCCCACTCCGGGTCGCACGTGGTCAGCGTGAGGTACCGGCCCGAACGCGTGTACCCGGACTCACGTGGCACGGGGTCGATCACCCCGATGTCCGTCGGAACGGTTCGGTAGGGCCCTTTGTCGATCCGGTACGTGAACCAGGTCGTCCCGTCCGTGAGGACCACGGCGTCCCCGGGCCGGAGCTCGGGAAAGTCCTTGAGCGGGTCCCCGTACGTCCGCCGGTGCCCGGCCACCGCGAAGTTGCCCTTCCCGCCGAGCCGTGCGGTTCCCCGGTAGTGGGCGAGACCCTTCGCCAACACGTCCCGCCCGGTCCCCTCCAGCACCGGTTTGTTCCACCTGGAACCGAGCCGCGGGATGTACATGATCGCGAAGGCCCTGCCGTAGTGGTACGGCGCCGGCTTCTTCACGACCACGGTCTGCCTTTCAGGGGCGTCGGACGACCGCACGCCACCCTGCGCCCACTGCCGGTGCAACTGGTCGATCTGGTCATGCATGGCACCGTCGGCCCGTACCCCCGTCCAGAACAGTACATAGGCGACGAACAGCACGATCAAGGTGCCGACGGTGATGCACAGTTCGCTGGCGGTCCGGACGATCGCGCGCACCGGCGGCTCCTGACGGGGACCGGGATCTGCCTACTCCACTGGCTTCGCGTAGTGCAGGTCCACTGTGCCCGAGTAGCCGGGAAGAGTCACCGGCCCGTCCTCGGTGACCTTCCAGCCGAGGCCGTAGACGTTGACGTACACCATGTAGGTCTGGATCGCCTTGCTCGCCGCGAGTGCCTGCCGCAGCTTGCCCGGGTCCCCGACCGCCGTGATCTTGTACGGCGGCGAGTAGACGCGGCCCTGGAGGATCAGGGTGTTGCCCACACAGCGCACGGCGCTGGTGGAGATCAACCGCTGGTCCATGACCTTGATGCCCTTGGCTCCGCCCAGCCACAGGGCGTTCACCACGGCCTGCAGATCCTGCTGGTGGATGACCAGGTAATCGGGCTGGGGCTCGGGATAGCCGGGAAGCTTGGCGGTGGCGTTGGGCGGGGCGTCGTTGAGGGTGACCGTGACGGCCTTGCCGGTCAGCTTCTGGGTGCCGGCACGCTTCTCCAGACCGGCGAGCCGCTGATCCTGGGCTTCGGTGCTGCCGCCGTCGCGCTCGGCGAACGACTCCACGTCGTCACGCAGGACCGCATTGGACTCGTCCAGGTCCTTGTTCTTGCGGCTGCGCTGCTGGATCAGGTCGGACAACTTGAGCAGGGAGTCGTCCTGGCGGATGTCCGTACCCTTGGCCGTGTCGAAGCTGGTGAAGAAGATGAGCCCGGCGAGGGCGAAGACGGCCGCCGTGAGCATCCGCACCGGGCGGAAGCGCGTGCGGCCAGGGACGGGACCCATTGATTCCGTCCCTGGAGAGTCGGCAGAATTGCTCAACGTACCCTTATCTCCTTCAGCGCCACGGAAGCACTACGCTAACGGACGCCCGGGGGAGCGCGCAGAGTCGTCATGCCGACCCCTTGTACGCTGCCTGTACGCTGCCCCGAGCCCGACCCAGTTACCTGCGCGGCCACGCAGCGCATCGACAGGAGAGACCCTCGTGCCGAAGTCACGTATCCGCAAGAAGGCCGACTACACGCCGCCGCCGGCGAAGCAGACGGCGGCGATCAAGCTGAGCAGCAGTGCCTGGGTCGCGCCGGTCATGCTGGCCATGTTCGTCATCGGTCTGGCCTGGATCGTCGTCTTCTATGTGACCGACGGCTCACTGCCCATCGACGCGCTGGACAACTGGAACATCGTGATCGGATTCGGCTTCATTGCCGCCGGCTTCGGCGTGTCCACACAGTGGAAGTAACACCGCGCCGACCGTCCTCCAGCAGCGTCACACAGCTCTGCCCAGGGCCTGTCCACTGAGTTATCCACAGGTTGGCAGAGGTATCCACAAAGAGCCTGGGGAAAAGACTACGATCTGTGGATAACTCATCGGCGGTTGACGCCGGTGTGACTGCCCCACCCATCGTCGTACACCCATTCGCCCCCTGTCTGATCTGCGGAAACACATCCGAGTGACAGGGGGCACAGCTGTGCCCCCACAGTGTGCACAGGATCCGCCACGCGCTGTGGACAACGGTTCGGTATCAGGTGAGCTGAGCGGTCCTGACGACCACGAGGGCCAGCGCGGCCAGCAGCACCAGTGCGCTGGTGCCGTACTGCACCAGCGTCCGCTTGTCGCGCGGGGCGTGGACCATGGCGTACCCCGTCACGACACCGGCGACCAAGCCGCCGATGTGGGCTTGCCACGCGATGTTGCCGTAGCCGAAGGTGAAGATCAGGTTGATGACGAGCAGCGCGATGACCGGCCGCATGTCGTAGTTCAGCCGGCGCATCAGTACGGCGGTGGCACCGAAGAGCCCGAAGATCGCGCCGGAGGCGCCGAGCGAGGCGGAGTTCGGGGAGGCGAGCAAGTAGGTCAGCGCGCCGCCGGCCAGCCCGGAGACGAAGTAAACCGTCAGGTAGCGGGCGCGGCCCAGAGCCGCTTCCAGAGGGCCACCGATCCACCACAGGCTCAGCATGTTGAAGCCGATGTGCCAGTACTCCTGGTGGGCGAACATCGACGTCACGAAGCGGTACCACTCACCCTCGGCGACTCCCAGGGTCGGGGTGAACGGCCTGGGGGGCCATTCCCCGATGAGGACCAGGTGCTCCACGAGCGCCGGGTCCGC contains:
- a CDS encoding class E sortase — translated: MTALRPEREDLSGGGGPPYESHGGAPDDDGGAGRRSGRHAGRREDPPTAPMPVITEEPGGPRGPQEPAGRRSPGSPVPPVPGGPGALLPSADEETMALRIPGPPPAGWQSPPIRASATPSAPPVTGTSPGGRAARRRAAKRRGGRHGGARETAEAAERPERARPSSPVAGRPLSRVEARRQARLRKPGPAVIASRVIGEAFITTGVLMLLFVTYQLWWTNVRAHAQAGNETHQLQDDWASGKRSPGVFTPGQGFAILHIPELDVVAPIAEGVSTSRVLDKGMVGHYGEAPLKTAMPGAKTGNFGLAAHRNTHGEPFRYINKLKPGDPVVVETQDTYFVYKVTSTLPVTPPSNTSVLDPVPRGSGFTKPGRYITLTTCTPEFTSKYRLIVWGKMVEERPRSEGKPDALIE
- a CDS encoding aminodeoxychorismate/anthranilate synthase component II, whose product is MSARILVVDNYDSFVFNLVQYLYQLGAECEVLRNDEVSTAHAQDGFDGVLLSPGPGAPEQAGVCVDMVRHCAATEVPVFGVCLGMQSMQVAYGGVVDRAPELLHGKTSLVEHEGKGVFAGLPSPFTATRYHSLAAEPATVPSELEVTARTHDGIIMGLRHRELPVEGVQFHPESVLTEHGHRMLANWLAECGDPGAVARSAGLAPVVGRATA
- a CDS encoding class E sortase, coding for MRAIVRTASELCITVGTLIVLFVAYVLFWTGVRADGAMHDQIDQLHRQWAQGGVRSSDAPERQTVVVKKPAPYHYGRAFAIMYIPRLGSRWNKPVLEGTGRDVLAKGLAHYRGTARLGGKGNFAVAGHRRTYGDPLKDFPELRPGDAVVLTDGTTWFTYRIDKGPYRTVPTDIGVIDPVPRESGYTRSGRYLTLTTCDPEWGHSHRLIVWAHLDSTQPVEAGEPKALRR
- a CDS encoding DUF881 domain-containing protein, which translates into the protein MSNSADSPGTESMGPVPGRTRFRPVRMLTAAVFALAGLIFFTSFDTAKGTDIRQDDSLLKLSDLIQQRSRKNKDLDESNAVLRDDVESFAERDGGSTEAQDQRLAGLEKRAGTQKLTGKAVTVTLNDAPPNATAKLPGYPEPQPDYLVIHQQDLQAVVNALWLGGAKGIKVMDQRLISTSAVRCVGNTLILQGRVYSPPYKITAVGDPGKLRQALAASKAIQTYMVYVNVYGLGWKVTEDGPVTLPGYSGTVDLHYAKPVE
- the crgA gene encoding cell division protein CrgA — protein: MPKSRIRKKADYTPPPAKQTAAIKLSSSAWVAPVMLAMFVIGLAWIVVFYVTDGSLPIDALDNWNIVIGFGFIAAGFGVSTQWK
- a CDS encoding rhomboid family intramembrane serine protease, whose translation is MEDQAAGSAQDARSVPGCYRHPDRETGVRCTRCDRPICPECMVSASVGFQCPDCVRAGGPGTGHGPRASRPRTVSGGTVTADPRLFTKILIGINIAVFIAIHADPALVEHLVLIGEWPPRPFTPTLGVAEGEWYRFVTSMFAHQEYWHIGFNMLSLWWIGGPLEAALGRARYLTVYFVSGLAGGALTYLLASPNSASLGASGAIFGLFGATAVLMRRLNYDMRPVIALLVINLIFTFGYGNIAWQAHIGGLVAGVVTGYAMVHAPRDKRTLVQYGTSALVLLAALALVVVRTAQLT